ACATCTCAGCAGCTCTAAAATGATTTAGATTACCAACTCCCGGTAAGTCTTTGGCTTTAAACTTGAAATTCATATAAGCATACGGAACGGCTGTCGATTGCAAATCTGGGAATGTCTGAAAAGCTCTAGCTTTCATAGCAGCACCAGCAATACCCGTTGCAGTTGTATACGCATCGCTTTTAGGATCAAGAAACAGATCTCTTCTGATATCTGTTTTCGGAATCTCGTTAAACAATTCCCGACTAATACATTTTGGAGTTGTTCTTGCTGCACTAGCGCTAGAGTTATAAGCTATATATGATTGGAACGAATAAAAGAACAAGGTTTCATCTGCGGCACCATAACTGCTCCAAATCCACTCACCATTAGGATCGTAAAATCCACTTTTGTATTCAGCATTAGTCATCAGCTTATAATTTGCACGGGCCAGAACAGCATACTTTTCCGCACTAGCATAATCTTCCTTATTTAGGGCTGCTCTAGCAAAAACAGCATATGCAACATCTTTGTTTACCTGAAAGTTTTTTCCCGATTCGCGATTTAATCCAGCCTTTTCATATAAGCCTATTGCTTCATTCAGATCCTTATAGATTAAATCATAGGTCTGTCCCAACGTTGACAAAGGCATATCACCAGTAGAAACATCCGTTCTTAACACTAGACCTCCCGTTTGACCATTATTAGAGTCGCTCCACCGATTTCCATAGATTTGCGCCAACATCATGAAGCTATATGCCCTAAAAGTTAGCGCTTGGGCTTTGATAAATTGCTTTTCCGAATCTGGACCTTCTGCTGCATCGATATTTAATATGATCTCATTTGCATTTACAATAAGTTTATAATAATAATACCACGGGTAGTATAAATAAATACTAGTAAGGTTTTGATTGTAATTCGCATTAATGATATCAGCCCATCCGCTAAGATTAACAAAAAAATTGTTACCAGGATAATTACCATAGTACATTTTGATTGTTCCCTCACCATTGAATCCCTGACTACTCAGATATTGTTGTGTCATCATCTTCGCCAGACCGTTGACTGCAACTTTAGCACTTTTTGTTGTTGCGAAAACTTCAGAATGTTCAACCGAATCCGTAGGCCGCGTATCTAAATAGTCTTTTTTACAGGAAGAGAGCGATACAATACCTAGTACTAATAACTTTATATAATTAATTTTTTTCATTGTTTAAATTCTTATAATCCAACTTTTACACCAAAAGACACTGTGCGCGGAGTTACCCAAGCATTTGTACTGATACCATTCCATTGCTGCTGCGGATTCATACCCTTACGTTTTGTCATTGTTGCCAAATTTTCTATTCCTGCTACGACGGTAACCGATGATAGATCTATTCTATTGATGAGCTGTTTTGGCAAACGGTAACCCAACGATATATTTTTTACCACGAGGTATGATCCATCGGTCAGAAAACGATCGCTTGTGTAATTATTCATATTACTTTGCGAAAAATTGATTGCAGGAATTCCATTGGGATCCAATCTATTTACGGATGTTGATGTCATACCATCGGGAACACCAGACCAGGAATTCATAATATCGCTATGTAATGCTCCAGGAGTACCTGACATGCTCATTAAACCAGCGTAAGATGAATCATAAACTTTTCCGCCGATCGCGTAAGTAAACAAGGCCGAAAAACTAAAGTTTTTATACTCGAAATTCGTATTGAAGCTACCATTCATTTTTGGAATAACTGATCCGGACCAATCTCTCCGTCCATAGCTAGATGCATTAGTAACATAGTATTTACCATTGATTTCGATAAGCTCAGCTGTAGGTATCTCTGCTTTACCAGGCGCAGATCCGTTAACATTAAAACGCTCAGTATCTGCTAAGTATAGTGAACGGCCAGTCATTTGGTCTACCCCTGCAAATTTAAACATCCAAAAATCATAACGTCCCCCGCC
The genomic region above belongs to Sphingobacterium zeae and contains:
- a CDS encoding RagB/SusD family nutrient uptake outer membrane protein, giving the protein MKKINYIKLLVLGIVSLSSCKKDYLDTRPTDSVEHSEVFATTKSAKVAVNGLAKMMTQQYLSSQGFNGEGTIKMYYGNYPGNNFFVNLSGWADIINANYNQNLTSIYLYYPWYYYYKLIVNANEIILNIDAAEGPDSEKQFIKAQALTFRAYSFMMLAQIYGNRWSDSNNGQTGGLVLRTDVSTGDMPLSTLGQTYDLIYKDLNEAIGLYEKAGLNRESGKNFQVNKDVAYAVFARAALNKEDYASAEKYAVLARANYKLMTNAEYKSGFYDPNGEWIWSSYGAADETLFFYSFQSYIAYNSSASAARTTPKCISRELFNEIPKTDIRRDLFLDPKSDAYTTATGIAGAAMKARAFQTFPDLQSTAVPYAYMNFKFKAKDLPGVGNLNHFRAAEMYLIEAEAKYFQNKPASEIQSTLNALNATSGRDANYNCTRTGVALLKEIKLYRAIELWGEGFDWFDMKRWGDPIVRNAFANGGNFLTSLAVTINPQDKNKWTWSIPLRESDYNKGLE